GAAAAGTTGGATTGGATCCCGTACACTTTGGCTTGGTTTTTATACTCGCCGCGGCTATGGGAAATCAAACTCCACCAGTTGGCGCATCGATGTACGCAGGTTGTTCAGTTCTTGGTGCTTCCGTAGAAGAGTACACGAAGGCATCATTGCCATTTTTCATTGCAACTGTTGCCGTTATATTTGTTGTAATGCTTTTCCCACAATTAGTGTTGTTGCTACCGAATTTATTGTTTAGATAAAGGAGGTTAGAAAAGATGAATTTCTCTGGGAAAGTAGTCTTGATAACAGGTGCTGGTTCTGGCATAGGTCGCAAAGCTGCGGTGATGTTTGCTGAAAGAGGCGCAAAAGTAGCAGTCAATGATATATCAGAGCAGAGAGGTAATGAAACTGTTGAGATGATTAAAAAAATAAGTGGCACAGCCATTTTTGTTGGTGGAGATGTTGCAAAAGATGCGGAAAGAATAGTGAAAGAAACTGTGGAAATATTTGGAAAGATAGATATACTGGTGAATAATGCCGGTATAGTTCCATACGGCAATATCGAAGAAACTTCTGAAGAAGATTTTGCAAAAACCATAGAGATAAATGTGAAAGGACCTTTCTTACTTTCAAAATACGCTGTTCAAGAGATGAAGAAACAAGGTTCGGGTGTTATAGTCAATATCGCTTCTGAAGCTGGACAGGTCGGTATCCCAAGAAGATGTGTATACAGTGTCTCAAAAGCCGCACTTTTGGGTTTGACAAGGTCTTTAGCCGTTGATTATGTGGATTGCGGAATTAGGGTTAATGCAATTTGTCCAGGAACAACATACTCTCAAGGATTAGCAGAAAGAGTTAAAGCATCGCCAAATCCAGAAGAAACCATGAGAAAAATGGTTTCAAGAATACCCATGAAACGACTTGGAAAAGAGGAAGAGATTGCCTTTGCGATACTGTTTGCGTCTTGCGATGAAGCGTCTTTTATGACTGGTAGTGTGATCAACATCGATGGGGGATCGACGATGGTTTAATTTCATATTATGAAAATTGTCATAGAACAATGCATACTCGTGAGATAGAATTTTCATCAAAGTAGTGGATATCATTAGGAGGTGTTTTTGTGGATATACTACAAGTTCTGAGAGATGCTTATGATTCACTAACAGATGCCGAAAAGAGAATAGCCGATGTGATTTTAAAAGATCCAAGGGGCGTGCTTGAATGTTCAATAAGCGATCTGAGCAGACTTGCAAATGTAAAAAGCGAAGCCTCTGTGGTTAAATTCTACAGGAAGTTGAATCTGAGTAGTTTTCAACAATTCAAAGTATTACTCGCTCAAGATCTTTCTAAAGCACCGATGGAAATTGTCTATGAAGATGTCTCAGAAGAGGATGATTCAAGAACAATTACTCAAAAAATCTTCAAAGCAACGGTTAAAGCGATACTGGATACACTTGATAGTTTAGATGTTGAATCTATCGAAAAGGCAACTGTTCTATTCAAAAACGCCCAAAGGATACTCTTTTTCGGTTTTGCGGCATCTGCGGCCGTTGCATTCGATGCCTTTCACAAATTCACCAGAATAGGGAAAAATTGTTTGTTTTCCAATGATGAGCACATTATGGCTACTGTTCTTGC
The DNA window shown above is from Thermotoga profunda AZM34c06 and carries:
- a CDS encoding SDR family NAD(P)-dependent oxidoreductase, with protein sequence MNFSGKVVLITGAGSGIGRKAAVMFAERGAKVAVNDISEQRGNETVEMIKKISGTAIFVGGDVAKDAERIVKETVEIFGKIDILVNNAGIVPYGNIEETSEEDFAKTIEINVKGPFLLSKYAVQEMKKQGSGVIVNIASEAGQVGIPRRCVYSVSKAALLGLTRSLAVDYVDCGIRVNAICPGTTYSQGLAERVKASPNPEETMRKMVSRIPMKRLGKEEEIAFAILFASCDEASFMTGSVINIDGGSTMV
- a CDS encoding MurR/RpiR family transcriptional regulator, coding for MDILQVLRDAYDSLTDAEKRIADVILKDPRGVLECSISDLSRLANVKSEASVVKFYRKLNLSSFQQFKVLLAQDLSKAPMEIVYEDVSEEDDSRTITQKIFKATVKAILDTLDSLDVESIEKATVLFKNAQRILFFGFAASAAVAFDAFHKFTRIGKNCLFSNDEHIMATVLANCTRNDLLVAVSHSGETKSMVALAKKAMELSVPVVTITGNRKSSLAKVSTIVLSTNTRETRIRTDAMTSRIVQLVILDTIYTMLAARDAKAIESLNKSRLAVSELKY